The genomic DNA ACATAAATactaaattaaaagagaaaacaagGATAAAGAGAGAACCTTATTAAATAACATGTTCATACTATGGGAAGTCAAGGATGTGCAGCTTTTTGCAGAGAAATTATCCAAGTTTTTAGGAAGCCCCTTAATTTCTAAAAGACACCTACAATCATCCAAAATCAGTTCCTTCAAAGAGCAACATTCAGCAGTGCAATCAGGAAGAACTGCGAGGTCTAAGCATCTCAAGAATTTGCATCCTTTCAAAGAAAGTTTTTCTAATTTCCTTGGAATCCCTTTAATTTCTTGTAGTTGGTTGCAATCATCCAGCGTAAGATTCCTCAAAAAGTGACAGTCTTTGATCCATGCATGAAGAGTTGTGAAATTATTCTTCGATAGGTTTAAATCTTTCACATTAGAAAAATGAGTAAGACCTTTTGGAAGGAAGTCAGTGGATATATTGCAGTCTGAGAGAACAAGATGATCCACATTTGAAGACTTGGATGCCATTTCTTTACTTTTGTCTTCTTCAGATAAAACCAATCCTTGACACTCAGAAATATGCATCAAACTTAGTTCTGGCAACATGAAAATGCTACTAGGTAACTGAACCATTCCACACATTTGCAGTTTCAACTTTTGAAGCCGAGCAAgcttttgaattgaaaatggaTATCTTTTTATGAAACTCCCAGTTATACGAAGTTCAGTTATTTGTTCCATCTTCCCTAATATTTCTGGGAACCTCTCCAGAATTGAACAGTGTGAAAGATTGAGCTGTTCAAGAGAGGTCAATATGATGGGCGGAAAAGTTTTCAGATTCTTGCAACCAGAAGCATCCAATATCTTAAGGTGCCCCAGACGTCCAACTGATTCATCAATTTCAGTTAAATTCACACAATCTCTAAATGACAGTGTTTCTAAATTTTCGACACGAGATACATCAGGTATGTGAGTTATAGATTCACTGTTgctcaaattcaaaattctcaaatttgtgaatgcctacaaaaaataaaataaaaaacattaaagagaaaaatgaatgaataatcaTAGGAAATTAATGtgaatttaattataaaatgatatacACAGGCACAGACTTGCCTGGATTGGTTCACATGACTCTAAATGGCTATCAGGCAACTCAAGTACGGAAAGTTTCATTGGATAAAAATAACATGGTAAAGATGGTGAATGATATCCTTGCCATTTCAAAACTCTTAAACTATCTGGAAGATGTGTGGGGCCTGTGGAAAAATGACCATTTCGAATAATAAGTGTTTTGAGTTTGTCCATCTTCTTGAAGGCCTCTCCATCCCAATTCACTACTTCGCCATTGGGTCCTTGCAAGTGTGCTTCATCTTTGGGAAAATCCAGAATTAAGATATGAATATTGCTAGTTCCCTTTTAAGAAAGTCACCAGTCAATAACAATATATGAATATATTGGGAACATATATATCAGACAAATTGCAAATTGATAACATATTGTGAAGATAAAAATGACCAATTGTGAATTGATACTATCAACAGAATATTAGAAAAGATggataaataaaaatacatcaagtGTAGTATAATTATAAGAGAAAAACCAAAACTACAGACGAAAACTCAAACGAACAAAAGCTGTCTTACTCACTTTCTTTTGTTCTAAAACTTGGACTACTTCTTCCCAAAACCATAACCTACTACGTTCCGCAGGCTCTTGTGATTCTTGCCGCACGATGTCTCTGCCCATGTCTCGTATCAATTGATGTAATGTCACAAGATAATCGTCAATTTTTATGAGAGACTTTTCAATCAATGATTCAATACTAAGTCTCATAGGTGAACCATGATGAGCATGTAGTATATTTTCAACATCAGACAATTTACATCCTTCGAAACAGCAAGCAATGTCAAGAAAAACTTTCTTCTCATCTTCATCCAAGGAAACATAGCTTACTTTAAGAATGTCATCGATCTCTTTATCTGTATGTTTGTCATACTGATCTAATGTACGCATGCATTCTTCTTCCCCTTTTTTAAACAAGTTGGAACCTATTACTTCCAAAGCCAATGGAAGCCTGGAAGCATAACCCATTGCACGGTCTAAAATGGTGGTATACCTTGTATCAGCTTTGTCAACTTTGAAAGCATTCCAAGTAAGCAATTGACGAGCTTCATTTTCACTCAACTCCTCCACATCATATGTTATATTAACATTGTGTTTCCTTAGTAAGCCGCTGTTGCGTGTTGTAATGATAACTCTGCTACCCAAACACAACCAATTAGGTTCTCCAACAATAGCCTGCAACTGTCCCGTTTGGTCAACATCATCCAGAACCAAAAGAACCTTTTTACCACAGAGCCTACTCTCCATTGTTGACTTTCCA from Medicago truncatula cultivar Jemalong A17 chromosome 8, MtrunA17r5.0-ANR, whole genome shotgun sequence includes the following:
- the LOC112416067 gene encoding TMV resistance protein N isoform X2, which produces MPGRASFNYDVFLSFRGEDTRYNFTGNLYNALNQRGIHTFFDDKEIRKGEEITQKLLKSIEESRISIVVLSKHYAFSSFCLKELTAILECYEKNKTNRLFLPVFYDVDPSDVRHCRGSFAEGMAKQEERFKNDMELVDKWRTSLHKAALEKTAEIAGYTFKIGDGYEYLLIERILKEVSQKINRRLLHVANYPVGLKSRMDKVKSHLNLGSDDVVHMIGIWGTGGIGKSTIARAVYNSISDQFDGFCCFLENVRENSEKYGLVHLQERVLSEIFRDEITLGNLSNGKSTMESRLCGKKVLLVLDDVDQTGQLQAIVGEPNWLCLGSRVIITTRNSGLLRKHNVNITYDVEELSENEARQLLTWNAFKVDKADTRYTTILDRAMGYASRLPLALEVIGSNLFKKGEEECMRTLDQYDKHTDKEIDDILKVSYVSLDEDEKKVFLDIACCFEGCKLSDVENILHAHHGSPMRLSIESLIEKSLIKIDDYLVTLHQLIRDMGRDIVRQESQEPAERSRLWFWEEVVQVLEQKKGTSNIHILILDFPKDEAHLQGPNGEVVNWDGEAFKKMDKLKTLIIRNGHFSTGPTHLPDSLRVLKWQGYHSPSLPCYFYPMKLSVLELPDSHLESCEPIQAFTNLRILNLSNSESITHIPDVSRVENLETLSFRDCVNLTEIDESVGRLGHLKILDASGCKNLKTFPPIILTSLEQLNLSHCSILERFPEILGKMEQITELRITGSFIKRYPFSIQKLARLQKLKLQMCGMVQLPSSIFMLPELSLMHISECQGLVLSEEDKSKEMASKSSNVDHLVLSDCNISTDFLPKGLTHFSNVKDLNLSKNNFTTLHAWIKDCHFLRNLTLDDCNQLQEIKGIPRKLEKLSLKGCKFLRCLDLAVLPDCTAECCSLKELILDDCRCLLEIKGLPKNLDNFSAKSCTSLTSHSMNMLFNKVTHKISLQFFKNLPLHS
- the LOC112416067 gene encoding TMV resistance protein N isoform X1 yields the protein MPGRASFNYDVFLSFRGEDTRYNFTGNLYNALNQRGIHTFFDDKEIRKGEEITQKLLKSIEESRISIVVLSKHYAFSSFCLKELTAILECYEKNKTNRLFLPVFYDVDPSDVRHCRGSFAEGMAKQEERFKNDMELVDKWRTSLHKAALEKTAEIAGYTFKIGDGYEYLLIERILKEVSQKINRRLLHVANYPVGLKSRMDKVKSHLNLGSDDVVHMIGIWGTGGIGKSTIARAVYNSISDQFDGFCCFLENVRENSEKYGLVHLQERVLSEIFRDEITLGNLSNGKSTMESRLCGKKVLLVLDDVDQTGQLQAIVGEPNWLCLGSRVIITTRNSGLLRKHNVNITYDVEELSENEARQLLTWNAFKVDKADTRYTTILDRAMGYASRLPLALEVIGSNLFKKGEEECMRTLDQYDKHTDKEIDDILKVSYVSLDEDEKKVFLDIACCFEGCKLSDVENILHAHHGSPMRLSIESLIEKSLIKIDDYLVTLHQLIRDMGRDIVRQESQEPAERSRLWFWEEVVQVLEQKKGTSNIHILILDFPKDEAHLQGPNGEVVNWDGEAFKKMDKLKTLIIRNGHFSTGPTHLPDSLRVLKWQGYHSPSLPCYFYPMKLSVLELPDSHLESCEPIQAFTNLRILNLSNSESITHIPDVSRVENLETLSFRDCVNLTEIDESVGRLGHLKILDASGCKNLKTFPPIILTSLEQLNLSHCSILERFPEILGKMEQITELRITGSFIKRYPFSIQKLARLQKLKLQMCGMVQLPSSIFMLPELSLMHISECQGLVLSEEDKSKEMASKSSNVDHLVLSDCNISTDFLPKGLTHFSNVKDLNLSKNNFTTLHAWIKDCHFLRNLTLDDCNQLQEIKGIPRKLEKLSLKGCKFLRCLDLAVLPDCTAECCSLKELILDDCRCLLEIKGLPKNLDNFSAKSCTSLTSHSMNMLFNKEWVEAGNKMFVFPGKKIPEWFSHSARGGSMSFWFCNKFPAISLCLVIELADEQSIELKFRPKVFINNIQSPVCQRVYEFMIETDHILLLKFEDVDIVFEDDKWYRVDV